The Aspergillus fumigatus Af293 chromosome 5, whole genome shotgun sequence nucleotide sequence AGACCAGGTCAGTAGTGACCCAAGTCATTCATGAATCGAGGGGGCTTCATATGTCCCTGTGATCTCAAGGGAAAAGACCCACCTGTAGTGATGCTTGAGATTTCGAGTGCATACGACAATATGCGCAAAGCTAGAGTACAATGCCATTGTTGACTGAGGTAGTTACTAGGCGAGGATCATCATAATCACAGGGGATCTTCAGGTGAGCAGATCGAACAGTGAATATCTACTGCGTGGTGTATGCTTTAATAAGTAGTGACAAGTCAGGCGACCAGGAGCCCGAGAGACAACTGATCGGAAGGATTATCTACGACAAATGGTTGTACCTAGAAGGCTAGAAGCGTCAAGCATCGGGAAAATCCAATTATTACCAACCCTCATTGGTGGTTGATTACAGCTGAAATGTCTCCAGTTTCTCCAAGACAAGTCCCTTGTTCCTTAAACGACAACAGAAGTAGTCAACAAGCTGAAATGAGAAACACTGAAGCAGCAGGACAGTTTTCGTCCTCAAGATATTTCAATAAGGCATAACACAAGGGGTAGAATAATAAAAGGGAGATGATAAACAAGACTAAGTCTCTAGTCTTGAAAAGCATTGCGCCATCAACCAACGTCCATTACGAGCCACCAAATCACAAAAACGCCTCCCAGGAGCGGGATATGGAGATGATAGAACTCGAAGCTAGAGAAATACATGTCAAAGGGGGAATTCGCAGACAGCATCAGACGGAAAAATACGGAAATCATATCTCCGCTTGTGACTTCAACGGACGTGATACGCAGACAATGATGCCCTGTCATAACCTAACCGAACCTCATTGGGTGGCATCATGCGTCTTCCGAGTCAGGGCCGCCATTTGAGGTGCCTACACTATCCCGGTTGCTATTGTTGAACGTGAGTTTCAACTTTGGTTGCGTCGGAGTGGCAGCGACAGGCGTCCCTGTAGACAGTGCGGGAGCAACAGAGGCAGCATTGCCTGCCGATGACAGAGAATCGTCGAAATCGGCAAATTGTGGGTAGTCTTCAGTTTCTTTCCTCAACACCTCGACACATTTCGCCTGTCTAACAGTCAGCAACCTATGAGAGCAAAAAAACAAGTAAAGTGACAGAGGAAAAACTTACTTCAATATCGTTGGCATCCTGGAACAGGATgcttccatcttcattgtaGGTCCTGGCGTTCTGACACAGGAGGTGGATGTCATTTCGGAAGTCTTTTAGATTCTGATATTCCTCGCGGtttatcttcttcctgatcaTCTCCATGGCGATCGGGTTTTGAATAATCAGGTAATAGTCGGGATATTGTGATTTAGGAGGTGGCTTCATGAATGGCTCGATGATCGAGCGCGTAACCGGCCCGTCCTCGCTGTCGGATGAATCCGCTGGCAGCTCTTGCTCCATATCCATCAGCGCCTGGTATGCGGTGTTGAGGATCCGCTGGAGCGTGGCGCGGTCCTCGCTACTCAAGGTTTCCACAGGTTTCGGTTGTCTGCCTCTCTTGCGCTTCGGTTGCGGGGTTTCCTCAACGGGCTCCTCCGCCTTGCGTTTAGGCGCAGGACCCCTACGACCACGCTTCTTGGGCTGCGGGGTCTCCGAACTTTCGCGCGATGGCTCTGGCGAGGACTCAATGCCCATGGCTCTTTTCTGACGCTTCTCCTTATTCAAGCGGCGACGCTCGACTCTCGCTTCCTTTCGGGCGATAGCATTCTCGATCgtgtcatcatcggcatccACGGCCATAAGCCACTGTTCTTCGGTAAGACCATCGTCGTAGCGAGTAACTTTGCGTTCACGAGCTCCACGGCCGGTAACCTCAATGTCAATTTCTTCCTGGACGGGGTTTTCATCAGCAAGGTAGATGTCCGGGAGCTCGTCTTCTCCCATAAGACGAGGATACCGATGACCAGGGCCATATTGATCGTTCTTCTGGCGTTCCTTGTCAATGCGCTGGAAAGTAAGTAGCTCCTCGTCAGAGCGAGCCATGATGTCATTCaggtcgtcgtcatccaTTTCGTCTTGTTCACCAAGCTGGTCAGCAGCCTCCGCACTTTCGAGAAGCGTTCGGAGGAGAGCATCGCGCTCTTCGTTTGTGGACTTGTTGTCGAACTTTCCGGCCTGGATGACCTTGCCATCCATGTCCAACTTGAACTGCGCACGCTCAAGGATTTTCTCTTCAACTGAATTTGAGCTGATCAGACGCAGGATGCGGACCTCGTTCTTCTGGCCGATACGGTGAGCACGATCCTGAGCTTGCAAATCTTGGTGAGGATTCCAGTCCGaatcgaagatgatgacagtgtCTGCAGTCTGCAGGTTGAGACCAAGACCACCGGCACGCGTCGAAAGCAAGAAACAGAAATACTCGGAGCCCGGCGCATTGAACAGCTTCAACAGGTCCGAACGATCATCGGACTTGGTTGAACCATCAAGACGAAGGTATTTCATACCCCGAAGGCGAAGGAAATCCTCCATAATGTTCATGATCTGAGTCATCTGGAAGAACATTAACACGCGGTGACCCGTGGCCCTGAACTTCGGGAGAATCCTATCCAAAAGTTCAAATTTGCCTGCGGTTCGCCAAATCAGATCGTTGGTCCCACGTCCCGGATTCATTTGATCCTCAACGGGCTCGAAAACGAATGGATGATTGCACAATTTTCTCAGCTGCATCAGCATGTTGCTCAAACCACGCATGCCAGTCTTGCCTCCTTTGCCATCACTGACAACCATCTTATTGTGCGTGACAAGCTGTTTATACAGCCTCGCTTGCAGAGCAGAAAAGCGACATTTGATGACACGCTCTTGCTTATCAGGCAGATCCTTCTCGACATCTTTCTTCAGACGTCTAAGCAGGAAGGGCCGAAGAACCTTGTGCAAACGACGAATGACCAGCAgctgttcttcttcggagaGTTCCATGCGGTCCTGGCCTCCAGTATTTGCAAATGGCGTGTTGAACCACTCATCGAACGACTTGACCGACTTGAAGATGTTTGGCAAGACGAAGTTAAGTAGCGCCCACAACTCGGGCAGATTATTTTGCAAGGGGGTACCAGTCAAAATCAGACGATAACGGCTCGTATAGTACTGAGATAAGGTGCTACTCAGCTTAGACTGTGTGTTCTTCATACGGTGACCTTCGTCAACAATCATGTGTGTCCACTTGATCTTGCTCAAGATCGGGCGGTCCTTGATGATGTATTCATATGTGGTCAACAGGACTTGGAAGTTACCCCAGCggatttgctgctgctgctgtttgCGCGCATTTGGGGGTCCCTTGTAGACAACCCTGGAGACACTTGGCGCCCACTTTTCGAACTCCAGATTCCAGTTTGTCAGAGTACTGAGAGGCACGATAACCAAGAAGGGGccgttgttcttcttcttctcaataATGTATGTGATCAAACTGATGGTTTGAATAGTCTTTCCAAGACCCATCTCGTCTGCCAAAATACCATTCAGGTTGTTGTTGTAGAGCGAAATCATCCACTGCAGACCCTTCATCTGGTACTCCTTCAGGGTACCGCCAACAAGAATCTTAGGCTGTTCGGTaacctcttccttgatacGGTGAGCAACAGCATAGTAATCAATCTTCCGTCGGCCgccctcttcgtcgtcatcggATCCgacatcctcttcatcatcatcttcgaagAGATGCTCATCTTCCCCATACCGTTCAGCTTGGCTGCGTTGCTGCTCCTTGACTGAAGCAGCAAGTTGTTTGAGAAAGCCATCGGTCTGTTTGAGGAGGTGAGAGATACGCGAATCTTTGGCCTGTCCCAAAAGCTTCATGTAAGTCTCTTCATCGTTGGCCTTAAGAGCCTGAAGACGTTGTTTGGCAGTTCGTTCGACACGTTTCTGCTCCTCACGCTCCAtatgctggtggtgctgaAGCATCATACGACCAAGCTTCTGCATACGCGTGCGCTGCTGGTTAGCGGCGTTCTGCAATTCAGCACCATGATTCAAAATGGCTTGTAGTTGATCGtattgcttcttcttctcccgaGTTTCGCGGGCATCGCGTTGCTgcttctccaacttctcAGTGATTCGGGCTTCACGAAGAgactgcttcttcatgcGACGGTGGCTAGATCGATTGGCAGTCATGCCGAGATTATCAAAGTGAAACATTTCATTCTGAATCTGTTTTCGGAAAAGCCTCTGCTTgggcagaagatgaagcatcTTGTACTCGATCAGTGCCTTAAGCTTCAGCGAGTCATCACCGCTGGGTGTATCACTCTTGCTCGTGTCCCACACACCAAGATTTGCGGGAAGCTCAGCGAGCTCAGCCTTTCGCGCATTGATTTTGTTGTAAAGGATCATCTCGCGGTCCTCACGTAGCTGCTCCAGGTCAATGCCGGGTGGCATCAGAGCAGGAATGCGCAGGCGGTTGGCGCGAGAAGCATGATCAGTGAAGCTGACACTCTTAGGGAAGAGTTCATAGGGCGACTGAAAGTTCTCATAGAAATCCTTGGACTGTGGTGCTACATCTGGGGTGGGCTGCTCCGATTTGGACTGAGTCACGTTTTCTAAGACGCTCTCTGCGCTTGCGATATCATCTGAGGGAGAAGGAGTCTGAGACTTTTTGGAGGCAAAAAGCTGCTGTTGGACGCGGGGGGGAATTGTGAGATTCTTGGAAAGTAACTTGAAGGCCAGAATCTGATTTCTGAGAGTTGTAAGCTGCTCCGCAGAGAAACTCCCACTGGCGACAGGTGCGCCCttctgagcagcagcagcaggattgGCAGGTTGTGGTTGAGCGGCAGCCGGTGTTGAGGCATCTTGCGTGGGACCCGAAGAGGGAATCGGGCCATTTCGACCTAAGTAGGGATAGAAAGGTCAGTAAAGAGGGAAGCAAAGTTTAGGTATAGGGATAGGGCTTGTAGAGCAATCTAACCATTGATACCATTTGCAGCGGCCGACTCCGGAGTCGCGCCGTTCAACTGCTGTTGACGATGTTGCGCTTGAAGTTGCTGCTGTGCGAATTGTCTTTGTTTTTGGTATACTTGCTGTCGCTGGACAGCAGCAAGTAGATTATGAGCTTTAAGGTATTCAGGGTCGTCGTGGCGAACACCCTGTTCCTGCATCTGCTTGAATTTCTAAGAAAAAGTTAGAAGCCATCCTATTTGAATATCAAAGACAAGACATGGCAAAATAACCAAGGCTTGTATCTTTCAATTATGAGAGGGGCGAAAACACCATACCTGGAGGACTTCTTGAATATGCTGCTGCGTCAAATTCGGCGGCAGGCTCATGTTTCCAGCCGCCATATTGGGCGCTGACTGGAGTGAAGCCATATTCAAGCGTGTAATCAATGTCTTACTTCATAAGCAGGACAAGGACGGTAATGGACGACTTGAACAACGACAAGACCCGCGACGGAATTGTGAAGAAACACGTAGGGGGAAGAGACTAGAAACAGAAAATGACAATTCGCGCCTGTGGGGCGACTGAGAGCGCAAATTGGCTAATGCGTAGTGAAAGACAACTCCTTCCGTCGATGAATGCGACTGAAAGCGACCTCTGTTTAATAGATTGCGACAGATTTTGTGATGTTTAGCATGGATTGGGGTGACCAACGGGCGGTAGGTGACAAAGCGAAGGCGAGCAAGAGGGTGGGGGAGGCTCAAAACACGATAGTGAAAGGGGAGAAAATGGCCTCAAATGAAGGGGGGGCGTTGAAAAAAAGCGCGTTGAAGACCTGTATGGAtgaaatggagatgaaggggACGGATGTGTCGCGACTCTCCGTGCTGGTCGGGGAAACTGGCGGTGCTCAGCCTGTGCCTGTAACAGAGAGAGGTAGGCGGCGAGACGTTGGAAGAAGATTTCGTGTtgtgtcacgtgatattcTATTACTCAGCTTCCCGGCGCATTCAGTCTTGGCGGCACATTCGCCACCAATCACAATAAACAGTTATGATACAGGATACCTACAGGGTGCTAACAGAATACAATCATCAAAGGACTAAGGTATTTATCCATATGAGCAAAATCCCATGATAAAGCACCATCCCTGGCCCCATTGTTCGAGTCTGGCTATATCACTGTATAGTGCGAGGTCGACGTCGAGCGCTGCTAGCCGTGAGGAACAGTGTGTACAGCATTGAAACAAATACACAAAACAATCAAAAGATAAAACTGGAACTTGTCTGTCTCATTTAAGTGACTCCTACGACGCAACGCTTTCCAGCAGCGTAGCAGCGCAAGTATTAAAATTTTCAGGAGCAGCATGAACGATCCGAACGCCTGTGCGAAATGACTGTGTTGATAAGTCGGACGATAGCCAAAGATTTTCTAACAGTCCTGGATAGTGGATGGCATTGTTCACGCATCTCCCACAGACAGCATGGGCCGTTTCATCGGAGGTGGCGGAGGCGGCTTCTTTGCTCGCGAGGGCGggggaggcggaggaccTTTCTTGTTCAATGCCGAACCGTTCAAGGTCCCCGAGCTGGCCCTTCTGGAAATGATTTCCCCGTGTGAAGGAGGGCTAGATCGTCCCTGGTAGAACACGTCTGAATGAGAATTAACATGCGCAGTGGATTCTTCGTAAGCATCAGTATATGGGTTATCTGGCATCATGCTGACAGGCCGAGGCTGAGAGCTATCTCTGCGGGAGACCAGATTTTCACTGGCCGCTCGTGATTGCCAGGAAGACAAACCAGACGGCTGCAGGTGCCGCAATTGCGAAGGGCCCTCAAAAGTTGAGGTGCGGTTCAAAACAGGTCGCTGGTAAGGCGTCTCTGCTGGGTACGCTTCCCTCGCGGGCAGAGTTGGGGGAACAGATGAAGCATGACGGTCTGACCTAATGATCGGTCGGGGACTAACACCGTTTGTGAGCTCCTCATGCAGCGGCTCGTAGCGTTCATGGTGGGAATGTGCGGTATTGGAACGGGCACGCCCGGCGGTGCGACGACCATTTGGCGTTTGTGATTGGAATTGGCTAGGATCTGGGTCAGCTTCAAACACGCTTGTGTGCAAAGAGTTTTGACTCACTCTGCAGGCCAATCATTCTTAATTTGGAGAAGTACTTCTCGGCAGCGTTCGTGGTAATTGAGCTGGGCTTCGAGGAAGGCAGCCAAATCGGCGATATTTTCTACCTCCGCATCCTTGATATCGTACATCCGCCT carries:
- a CDS encoding putative RSC complex subunit (Sth1), with amino-acid sequence MASLQSAPNMAAGNMSLPPNLTQQHIQEVLQKFKQMQEQGVRHDDPEYLKAHNLLAAVQRQQVYQKQRQFAQQQLQAQHRQQQLNGATPESAAANGINGRNGPIPSSGPTQDASTPAAAQPQPANPAAAAQKGAPVASGSFSAEQLTTLRNQILAFKLLSKNLTIPPRVQQQLFASKKSQTPSPSDDIASAESVLENVTQSKSEQPTPDVAPQSKDFYENFQSPYELFPKSVSFTDHASRANRLRIPALMPPGIDLEQLREDREMILYNKINARKAELAELPANLGVWDTSKSDTPSGDDSLKLKALIEYKMLHLLPKQRLFRKQIQNEMFHFDNLGMTANRSSHRRMKKQSLREARITEKLEKQQRDARETREKKKQYDQLQAILNHGAELQNAANQQRTRMQKLGRMMLQHHQHMEREEQKRVERTAKQRLQALKANDEETYMKLLGQAKDSRISHLLKQTDGFLKQLAASVKEQQRSQAERYGEDEHLFEDDDEEDVGSDDDEEGGRRKIDYYAVAHRIKEEVTEQPKILVGGTLKEYQMKGLQWMISLYNNNLNGILADEMGLGKTIQTISLITYIIEKKKNNGPFLVIVPLSTLTNWNLEFEKWAPSVSRVVYKGPPNARKQQQQQIRWGNFQVLLTTYEYIIKDRPILSKIKWTHMIVDEGHRMKNTQSKLSSTLSQYYTSRYRLILTGTPLQNNLPELWALLNFVLPNIFKSVKSFDEWFNTPFANTGGQDRMELSEEEQLLVIRRLHKVLRPFLLRRLKKDVEKDLPDKQERVIKCRFSALQARLYKQLVTHNKMVVSDGKGGKTGMRGLSNMLMQLRKLCNHPFVFEPVEDQMNPGRGTNDLIWRTAGKFELLDRILPKFRATGHRVLMFFQMTQIMNIMEDFLRLRGMKYLRLDGSTKSDDRSDLLKLFNAPGSEYFCFLLSTRAGGLGLNLQTADTVIIFDSDWNPHQDLQAQDRAHRIGQKNEVRILRLISSNSVEEKILERAQFKLDMDGKVIQAGKFDNKSTNEERDALLRTLLESAEAADQLGEQDEMDDDDLNDIMARSDEELLTFQRIDKERQKNDQYGPGHRYPRLMGEDELPDIYLADENPVQEEIDIEVTGRGARERKVTRYDDGLTEEQWLMAVDADDDTIENAIARKEARVERRRLNKEKRQKRAMGIESSPEPSRESSETPQPKKRGRRGPAPKRKAEEPVEETPQPKRKRGRQPKPVETLSSEDRATLQRILNTAYQALMDMEQELPADSSDSEDGPVTRSIIEPFMKPPPKSQYPDYYLIIQNPIAMEMIRKKINREEYQNLKDFRNDIHLLCQNARTYNEDGSILFQDANDIEAKCVEVLRKETEDYPQFADFDDSLSSAGNAASVAPALSTGTPVAATPTQPKLKLTFNNSNRDSVGTSNGGPDSEDA